The Anopheles merus strain MAF chromosome 2L, AmerM5.1, whole genome shotgun sequence genome has a segment encoding these proteins:
- the LOC121593393 gene encoding NADH dehydrogenase [ubiquinone] 1 alpha subcomplex subunit 8, with protein sequence MVVTKDTFLPTEEELTVPEINLSGPALRAGAFHLGKYCEAQNNEFMLCRQELDDPRACVNEGKAVTNCAFEFFRKLKKTCAQEFTQYANCLDKSSGDLNFKHCRKTQGVYDKCVLDNMDLERPDYGYFCRAKVHATERPPPPKKEKAVYPDATPGLPEDYPRPEAKYGSRFHWLN encoded by the exons ATGGTTGTGACGAAAGATACGTTCCTGCCGACGGAGGAAGAACTTACGGTACCGGAGATCAACCTATCCGGACCAGCGCTCCGTGCCGGCGCCTTCCATCTGGGCAAGTACTGTGAGGCGCAAAACAAT GAGTTCATGTTATGCCGCCAGGAGCTGGACGATCCGCGGGCGTGCGTGAACGAGGGCAAAGCGGTCACGAACTGTGCGTTCGAGTTCTTCCGGAAGCTAAAGAAGACCTGTGCCCAGGAGTTTACGCAGTATGCCAACTGTCTCGACAAAAGCAGTGGCGATTTGAATTTCAAGCA CTGCCGCAAAACGCAGGGCGTGTACGACAAGTGCGTCCTGGACAACATGGATCTGGAGCGTCCCGATTATGGATATTTCTGCCGCGCCAAGGTTCACGCCACGGAACGTCCGCCGCCaccgaagaaagaaaaggcaGTGTACCCGGACGCAACGCCGGGACTGCCGGAGGATTATCCACGGCCCGAGGCCAAATACGGTTCCCGATTCCACTGGCTCAACTAG
- the LOC121593391 gene encoding uncharacterized protein LOC121593391: protein MNHLYFYYLLGVMNFRYDKAKESFTSSKTMTALKVVLHIVIPNSVLLIISLIGTTGILLTIPSVHVVAFAMRVLWTLLTMNITILLNYYFTGTKQRALLTECVACLREAKNENTVESAQNSPFRGSRVVLGVFLLHYINYELNQYTYVLLYDEKWPELMFYIIFYYLEMVTVMNALYFSTVLDIVHRTGQLDSDRLSRCLQRNATSEPSELDDPYWWRTIEHFYHRVLTLHRRRAKYCRAFQLQLVTIALNTFIASFVIFYVNLNNILMHTHDNWLEKYKRVTECLGFFPQLCALLLICRNADRVESEQRCLMRLVIRAQSKLTKSVANMQRGDVFNGRMVLLQSQMKMAPYNLFDFDLQYFFGIVAAIVTYLVVLLQFRTIEFS from the exons ATGAACCATCTGTATTTCTACTATCTGCTGGGAGTGATGAATTTCCGTTACGATAAAGCGAAAGAATCGTTTACCAGCAGCAAGACGATGACCGCACTCAAAGTGGTGCTTCATATAGTTATTCCAAATTCGGTGCTGTTGATAATTTCGCTCATAGGAACAACGGGAATACTACTTACCATACCGTCCGTACACGTGGTAGCGTTTGCCATGCGCGTCCTCTGGACGCTGCTGACGATGAACATTACCATACTGCTGAACTATTACTTTACCGGTACAAAGCAACGTGCACTGCTAACCGAATGTGTGGCATGCTTGCGAGAagcgaaaaacgaaaataCAGTTGAAAGCGCTCAAAACAGTCCATTTCGTGGTTCAAGGGTCGTGCTGGGCGTGTTCCTGCTGCACTACATCAACTACGAGCTAAACCAGTACACGTACGTGCTGCTGTACGATGAAAAGTGGCCCGAGCTTATGTTTTACATCATCTTTTACTATCTGGAGATGGTAACGGTCATGAATGCACTGTACTTTTCCACCGTGCTCGATATCGTGCATCGAACGGGGCAGCTGGATAGCGATCGGCTGTCCAGGTGTTTGCAACGAAACGCCACGAGCGAGCCGTCCGAGCTTGATGATCCGTACTGGTGGCGTACGATCGAACATTTTTATCATCGTGTGCTGACGCTGCATCGAAGACGGGCGAAATATTGCCGTGCGTTTCAGCTGCAGCTGGTGACGATTGCACTGAACACGTTTATTGCTTCGTTTGTGATATTTTACGTCAATTTGAACAACATCTTGATGCATACGCACGATAACTGGCTGGAAAAGTACAAACGGGTGACGGAGTGTTTGGGATTTTTTCCGCAGCTGTGTGCACTGCTGCTGATTTGTCGCAATGCTGATAGGGTGGAGAGTGAG CAACGGTGCTTAATGCGCCTGGTTATTCGAGCTCAATCGAAGCTGACGAAAAGTGTAGCAAATATG CAACGTGGTGATGTTTTCAATGGCAGAATGGTTCTTCTTCAAAGTCAGATGAAAATGGCACCGTACAATCTGTTTGATTTTGACCTTCAGTACTTCTTTGGA ATCGTGGCAGCGATTGTTACCTATCTGGTGGTATTGCTGCAGTTTCGAACAATCGAGTTCAGCTGA
- the LOC121593394 gene encoding 39S ribosomal protein L54, mitochondrial — protein sequence MSSLIGSLVPLFRRSFLQLTVARTYATPKAGGALGGSKKKKLGKLGPVVEKKVIPVETDTNRLVNYVCGSNILKQGEDIKLQPDSEYPDWLWKMHVGAPLTLEEMDPNTKAYWRKLRRMALQRNNKLAKLKKF from the exons atgagctcCCTCATCGGCAGTTTGGTTCCACTGTTTCGACGCAGCTTTCTACAGCTGACCGTAGCGCGAACTTATGCAACACCAAAGGCCGGAG GTGCTCTCGGTGGctcaaagaagaaaaagctcgGCAAGCTCGGGCCGGTAGTGGAGAAGAAGGTCATTCCGGTCGAAACCGATACGAACCGACTGGTAAATTACGTGTGCGGCAGCAACATACTAAAACAGGGAGAGGATATCAAACTGCAACCCGACTCGGAGTATCCCGATTGGTTGTGGAAGATGCACGTCGGGGCACCGCTTACGCTGGAAGAAATGGACCCAAACACGAAAGCCTACTGGCGAAAGCTAAGGCGAATGGCGCTGCAGCGCAACAACAAGCTGGCCAAGTTGAAAAAGTTCTAA
- the LOC121593392 gene encoding uncharacterized protein LOC121593392, translating to MLRWLALVLTLLLSVQAGEDWNGAWFPNAPKALALEAGETMKPVDNALPEVDIAKEKKSPTRIMMGIENADCDDAKHGLAIDFDPYNVTHSTVYMCLEPKADYKGDYNMDAVITERNVPAAYVANHKCMNSSIEYAERIPSYGTHRPLWPRYGEYRYVPPQRWLHNSEHGAVIALYHPCANKQQVDELKHIVKECLYRHVITPSQLPNKDRPFALVTWHATLEFSVLERTIVEAFIEKYALKGPEQTHRDGQYDHLLVDPAKVVSTEDDSVLCPKKQRD from the exons ATGTTAAGGTGGCTAGCATTAGTTCTTACGCTGTTACTTTCTGTCCAAGCTGGAGAAG ACTGGAATGGAGCATGGTTTCCCAACGCACCGAAAGCACTAGCCCTGGAGGCTGGCGAAACAATGAAACCCGTCGATAATGCACTTCCGGAGGTCGACATCGCCAAAGAGAAAAAGTCCCCAACGCGCATTATGATGGGAATCGAGAATGCGGATTGTGATGACGCAAAGCACGGTCTGGCAATAGATTTCGACCCGTACAATGTGACGCACTCTACGGTGTACATGTGCCTGGAGCCAAAGGCAGACTACAAGGGCGATTACAATATGGACGCTGTTATCACCGAGCGCAATGTGCCGGCTGCGTACGTGGCCAACCATAAGTGCATGAACAGCAGCATAGAATATGCGGAAAGGATTCCTTCCTA tGGAACGCATCGTCCGCTCTGGCCGAGGTATGGGGAGTACCG ATACGTTCCTCCGCAGCGATGGCTGCACAACAGCGAGCATGGCGCAGTAATTGCTCTCTATCATCCATGTGCAAACAAGCAacag GTAGATGAATTGAAGCACATTGTGAAGGAATGCCTGTATCGGCATGTGATAACACCTTCCCAGCTACCCAACAAGGACCGTCCGTTTGCACTCGTCACGTGGCACGCAACGCTAGAGTTTTCCGTGCTTGAGCGAACCATCGTTGAAGCTTTTATCGAAAAGTATGCTCTCAAGGGCCCGGAACAAACACACCGCGACGGACAGTACGATCATCTGCTGGTGGATCCGGCCAAAGTCGTCTCAACTGAGGATGATAGTGTGCTGTGCCCCAAGAAGCAGCGTGACTAA